From Cryobacterium sp. GrIS_2_6:
GGCGCTGCGGGATCGTGCCCGCTGCTTCAGCCGCGGCCATCTCCGCCATCCGGGTCCAGCCCCGGCAGGATTCCGTCTTCAACGGCCCGGCGCAGCAGGTCGACCTTCGTCGGCGCGGGACGCCCGACCTCGACGTACTTCACGCGGATCCGGTCGAGGTACTCCCGCGCGGTCGAGTGCGCGATGCCGAGCTGCATGGCGACCATCTTGAGCGGAAGGCCGGAGGCGTAGAGGTGCAGCACGTCCCGTTCCCTGCGGCCGAGCTGGGCCTTGGCGAAATCGCGGTCGGCGTCGATCGCGGTCGCCCACTCGAGGTTGTTGAGCACGTCGCCGCGGGCGACCGAGGCCACCGCGGCCATCACGGTCGTCGTGGGCGACGACTTCGGGATGACGCCGGCGGCGCCCGCAGCGAGGGCCTCGCGAACGAGGGCGACCCGATCTGCGATGCTGTGCACGAGCACCGAGGCGCCTGTGCTCTGGGCCAGGTGCACGTTGTCGGTGACGAGGGAGCCGTCGCCGAGGGAGAGGTCGAGCACGATCACGTCGCAGGGACGCCCGCCGATCCCGTCAACGAGTCCCTGGACGGTCGCCGCGGTTGCCACGACCTCGTAACCGACATTCTCGCAGGCGGCCTGGATGCCGAGGCGGACGGATTCGTGATCGTCGGCGATTCCCACCCGGACGGGGTGGTCGAGCGGCGTGCGCGTTTCAGTGACGTGCGTCGAGCCCAGGGTCGCACCGGCCGGGCCGGCCGGGCCGGACGAGCCGTCCGTCGTCGTGGTCGGTGAGGTCGCGGGTGTTGTCGGGTGCGTCACTTGTTCCTACATTCTTCCATTGCACGTACACGTCAACGATAGCTATTTGGACAGCAGGGCGACGGCTTCAACGTGATGAGTGTTCGGA
This genomic window contains:
- a CDS encoding response regulator transcription factor, with product MGSTHVTETRTPLDHPVRVGIADDHESVRLGIQAACENVGYEVVATAATVQGLVDGIGGRPCDVIVLDLSLGDGSLVTDNVHLAQSTGASVLVHSIADRVALVREALAAGAAGVIPKSSPTTTVMAAVASVARGDVLNNLEWATAIDADRDFAKAQLGRRERDVLHLYASGLPLKMVAMQLGIAHSTAREYLDRIRVKYVEVGRPAPTKVDLLRRAVEDGILPGLDPDGGDGRG